The Cyclopterus lumpus isolate fCycLum1 chromosome 6, fCycLum1.pri, whole genome shotgun sequence genome contains a region encoding:
- the dnajc24 gene encoding dnaJ homolog subfamily C member 24: MCEAAEKDLYAVLGSSPSDSVQQLRHRYQQLALQYHPDRLGGGSSSEAEFGVKKFLEVDAAWRILSDQSTRRQYDLERREQELKQDWPVDSTVHLEDMTWDQDERVYTYCCRCGGGFNVSEEEVEEEEMQRRRQGDEEEEEHREVVVCCDTCSLSVCVTWPLHRKTRALERKQR, encoded by the exons ATGTGTGAAGCAGCGGAGAAGGACCTGTACGCTGTCCTAGGATCCAGCCCCTCAGACTCAGTCCAGCAGCTCAGACACAGGTACCAGCAGCTGGCCTTGCAG TACCACCCAGACCGTCTTGGAGGTGGCAGTTCTTCAGAAGCAGAGTTTGGCGTGAAGAAGTTTCTAGAAGTGGATGCCGCGTGGAGGATCCTGAGTGACCAGAGCACCAGGAGACAGTATGACCTGGAGAGGAGAG AACAGGAACTGAAACAGGATTGGCCGGTGGATTCTACAGTCCATCTGGAGGACATGACCTGGGACCAGG ATGAGCGAGTGTACACGTACTGCTGTCGCTGCGGGGGAGGATTCAACGtctcggaggaggaggtggaggaggaggagatgcagaGGAGGCGGCAgggcgatgaagaggaggaagagcacagAGAAGTGGTGGTCTGCTGTGACACGTGCTCCCTCAGTGTGTGCGTCACATGGCCCTTACACAGAAAGACTCGAGCGTTAGAAAGAAAGCAAAGGTGA